The window TGCGGCAGCTTCGCCGGGTGGGGCGCCGAGGCCAGCCCGAAGGGCTCGGCCATGCTCTGCGCCATCTTCTCGGGCACGGTGGCCACCATCTGCGTGGCCTGCAGGATGTGGCCGATGGCCACGAAATGTGGCACCGTCAGCCGCACATCGCGGGCCACGCCCATGCGCTCCAGCAGTTCGTCCACCTTCCCGTGGCCCGTTCCTTCCGAGACCACGACCACGTGCTCCGCGCGTGAGAACTCCGCCAGGCTGATGCGGCGCTTGTGCAGCGGGTGCCCCTGGCGGAACAGGCAAACGTAAGGCTGGCGGAACAGCCTGCGCTGAAAGAACCCCGCCTTAAGCTGCGGCAGCAGGCCCACGGCCAGGTCCACCTTGCCGGCTTCCATGGCGTCCTTCAGGTCGGTGGCGGTGTTGCGCACCGTGGTCAGGCGCACGCCCGGCGCCACCAGCGCCAGGCGCTCCAGCAGGCGCGGCAAGAAGTAGATCTCGCCGATGTCCGTCATCGCCACCTTGAACACGCGCCGGCTGGTGCCGGGGTCGAACCCCAGCTTGTGGTTGAGCGCGCCATGGATCATGGCCAGCGCGTATGAGACCGACTCCGCAAGCTGGTCCGCATAGGGCGTGGGCTGCATGCCCTGGGCGGTGCGCAAAAAGAGCTCGTCGCCCAGCAGGCGCCGCAGGCGGGCCAGGGCGTTGCTCACCGCCGGCTGCGTGAGGCCCAGGTTCTCCGCGGCCTGCGACACCTTGCGCGTGACCAGCAGCTGCTGGAACACTACCAGCAGGTTGAGGTCGATGTCCTCGAGTTCCACGCAATACCTTTATTGATCTGGGTGATGGACTGTATTCACGCCATTCTATTGGCTGATTTTGTAATCACGGGAATGATCGCTGCCATCACAACGACAAGAGCGAGACAACCCTGATGGAACTGCGTATCGAGCCGCTGGGCCGCGTGCTGCCGGTGGCGCCGGGAGCCAACCTGCTGGAAGTGCTGCGCTCGCACCAGATTCCCGTGTCCTACAGCTGCATGGCCGGGCGCTGCGGCACCTGCCGCTGCAAGGTGCTGTCGGGCGATGTGCTGGACTCCGGCCCGGCCTTGGGCAGACCCCTGGGCGGCCAGGATTCGTATGTGATGGCCTGCCAGACGGTGCTCAGCGGGTCCTGCACCATCGAGATCCCCGAGCCCGACGAGGTGGTGGTGCACACTGCGCGCACCTTGAAGGCCACGGTCACGGCGGTCGAAGCACTCACACACGACATCCGCCGTGTGCGCTTGCGCTCGGCCAAGCCGCTGGATTTTTCACCCGGGCAGTACGCACAACTACAGTTCGGCCCGGGCCTTGCACGACCCTATTCGATGGCTGGCTTGCCACATGACGACGAGCTGGAGTTTCACGTGCGCCTGGTCGAGGGCGGGCAGGTCTCCGGCCATGTGGCCCATGTGCTGGCCGTAGGCGACGCGGTCCGCGTGAG of the Acidovorax sp. 107 genome contains:
- a CDS encoding LysR family transcriptional regulator, which produces MELEDIDLNLLVVFQQLLVTRKVSQAAENLGLTQPAVSNALARLRRLLGDELFLRTAQGMQPTPYADQLAESVSYALAMIHGALNHKLGFDPGTSRRVFKVAMTDIGEIYFLPRLLERLALVAPGVRLTTVRNTATDLKDAMEAGKVDLAVGLLPQLKAGFFQRRLFRQPYVCLFRQGHPLHKRRISLAEFSRAEHVVVVSEGTGHGKVDELLERMGVARDVRLTVPHFVAIGHILQATQMVATVPEKMAQSMAEPFGLASAPHPAKLPQVAINLFWHTKYHRDPGNQWLRSLLVEMFAESE
- a CDS encoding 2Fe-2S iron-sulfur cluster-binding protein, which gives rise to MELRIEPLGRVLPVAPGANLLEVLRSHQIPVSYSCMAGRCGTCRCKVLSGDVLDSGPALGRPLGGQDSYVMACQTVLSGSCTIEIPEPDEVVVHTARTLKATVTAVEALTHDIRRVRLRSAKPLDFSPGQYAQLQFGPGLARPYSMAGLPHDDELEFHVRLVEGGQVSGHVAHVLAVGDAVRVSGPLGSAYLRRKYEGPMLCVAGGTGLAPILSIVRGALESGMDNSIHVYAGARSARDVYGLQWLAQLQQRHPHLQVHVVVAAADAPPGQRTGLVTDAIARDWPRLDGWRAYLCGSPPMVEAASLLARQRGIAPEHLYADAFYASTP